Proteins encoded together in one Columba livia isolate bColLiv1 breed racing homer chromosome 3, bColLiv1.pat.W.v2, whole genome shotgun sequence window:
- the RTN4 gene encoding reticulon-4 isoform X6, whose protein sequence is MDSQLSSWKDKVVDLLYWRDIKKTGVVFGASLFLLLSLTVFSIVSVTAYIALALLSVTISFRIYKGVIQAIQKSDEGHPFRAYLESDVAVSEELIQKYSNVVLGHLNGTVKELRRLFLVDDLVDSLKFAVLMWVFTYVGALFNGLTLLILALISLFSVPVIYERHQAQIDHYLGLVNKNVKDAMAKIQAKIPGLKRKTE, encoded by the exons ATGGACAGTCAGCTGAGCAGCTGGAAGGACAAGG tTGTTGACCTCCTTTACTGGCGCGACATTAAGAAGACGGGGGTGGTGTTTGGTGCCagcctgttcctgctgctttcgCTAACAGTGTTCAGCATCGTGAGCGTGACAGCTTACATcgccctggccctgctctccGTCACCATCAGCTTTAGGATATACAAGGGAGTCATCCAGGCAATCCAGAAGTCCGATGAAGGCCACCCGTTCAG GGCTTACTTGGAGTCCGATGTCGCCGTGTCCGAGGAGCTGATTCAGAAATACAGCAACGTCGTGCTGGGTCACCTCAACGGCACCGTCAAAGAGCTGAGACGCCTCTTCCTAGTCGATGACTTAGTTGATTCTCTGAAG TTTGCGGTGTTGATGTGGGTGTTCACTTATGTTGGTGCCTTGTTTAATGGTCTGACATTACTGATTCTGG CTTTGATTTCGCTCTTCAGTGTTCCTGTTATTTATGAGAGACATCAG GCCCAAATCGACCATTATTTGGGACTGGTCAACAAGAATGTCAAAGATGCGATGGCCAA GATCCAAGCAAAGATCCCTGGGTTGAAGCGCAAAACCGAGTAA
- the RTN4 gene encoding reticulon-4 isoform X5: protein MARRLQQGGGLGLVVDLLYWRDIKKTGVVFGASLFLLLSLTVFSIVSVTAYIALALLSVTISFRIYKGVIQAIQKSDEGHPFRAYLESDVAVSEELIQKYSNVVLGHLNGTVKELRRLFLVDDLVDSLKFAVLMWVFTYVGALFNGLTLLILALISLFSVPVIYERHQAQIDHYLGLVNKNVKDAMAKIQAKIPGLKRKTE from the exons ATGGCACGCAGACTACAGCAGGGCGGTGGTTTGGGTCTTG tTGTTGACCTCCTTTACTGGCGCGACATTAAGAAGACGGGGGTGGTGTTTGGTGCCagcctgttcctgctgctttcgCTAACAGTGTTCAGCATCGTGAGCGTGACAGCTTACATcgccctggccctgctctccGTCACCATCAGCTTTAGGATATACAAGGGAGTCATCCAGGCAATCCAGAAGTCCGATGAAGGCCACCCGTTCAG GGCTTACTTGGAGTCCGATGTCGCCGTGTCCGAGGAGCTGATTCAGAAATACAGCAACGTCGTGCTGGGTCACCTCAACGGCACCGTCAAAGAGCTGAGACGCCTCTTCCTAGTCGATGACTTAGTTGATTCTCTGAAG TTTGCGGTGTTGATGTGGGTGTTCACTTATGTTGGTGCCTTGTTTAATGGTCTGACATTACTGATTCTGG CTTTGATTTCGCTCTTCAGTGTTCCTGTTATTTATGAGAGACATCAG GCCCAAATCGACCATTATTTGGGACTGGTCAACAAGAATGTCAAAGATGCGATGGCCAA GATCCAAGCAAAGATCCCTGGGTTGAAGCGCAAAACCGAGTAA
- the RTN4 gene encoding reticulon-4 isoform X7, giving the protein MDAKMVVDLLYWRDIKKTGVVFGASLFLLLSLTVFSIVSVTAYIALALLSVTISFRIYKGVIQAIQKSDEGHPFRAYLESDVAVSEELIQKYSNVVLGHLNGTVKELRRLFLVDDLVDSLKFAVLMWVFTYVGALFNGLTLLILALISLFSVPVIYERHQAQIDHYLGLVNKNVKDAMAKIQAKIPGLKRKTE; this is encoded by the exons ATGGATGCCAAAATGG tTGTTGACCTCCTTTACTGGCGCGACATTAAGAAGACGGGGGTGGTGTTTGGTGCCagcctgttcctgctgctttcgCTAACAGTGTTCAGCATCGTGAGCGTGACAGCTTACATcgccctggccctgctctccGTCACCATCAGCTTTAGGATATACAAGGGAGTCATCCAGGCAATCCAGAAGTCCGATGAAGGCCACCCGTTCAG GGCTTACTTGGAGTCCGATGTCGCCGTGTCCGAGGAGCTGATTCAGAAATACAGCAACGTCGTGCTGGGTCACCTCAACGGCACCGTCAAAGAGCTGAGACGCCTCTTCCTAGTCGATGACTTAGTTGATTCTCTGAAG TTTGCGGTGTTGATGTGGGTGTTCACTTATGTTGGTGCCTTGTTTAATGGTCTGACATTACTGATTCTGG CTTTGATTTCGCTCTTCAGTGTTCCTGTTATTTATGAGAGACATCAG GCCCAAATCGACCATTATTTGGGACTGGTCAACAAGAATGTCAAAGATGCGATGGCCAA GATCCAAGCAAAGATCCCTGGGTTGAAGCGCAAAACCGAGTAA